AGCTCTGTTACAGGGAATTGATGAGAAGGAAAAGGAAGACAGAGAGGAAGGACTGGAAATCTCCTGGGAACCTGGCTTAAAGGACACTACTGAAGAGTTAGTAAAAAGGAAAATGGAAGGTGCAACAGAGCTAACTCCATGGGAGGAATATCTGGAAAAGAAGAAAgataagaaaaagaagaagagacaGGAGAAGAAGCAATCTTCTAAAGAGATTGGTTCAGCTGATGGTTTAGACAAGAAGCAGCAGGATGAGGGGGAGCAAGCAGCATTCAGtgatgatgaactacctgctggTGTTGACCTCAATGATTCATTCTTCAAAGATTCAATCAAGGATACAGAGGGTGGAGCAAAAGGTGATGGCAAGAAGAAACGCAAACAAAGGAAGAAGGAGTCTTTGACAGCAGAAGAAATGGAGGTGCAACAACAGAAGAAGGCTCAGTTGGAGTTGCTAATGATGGATGAAGATGATGACAAGCAGCATTTCAATCtcaaagacatcatggagagCGAACAGAAAACTGGCAAGAAACGCAAACGAAAACATCAAGAACAGGAAGGCGCCAAACAAGAGGACACTTTCCAAATTGATGTGAAGGACCCTCGTTTTAATGCCATCTATACCTCTCATCTGTACTCCATCGATCCATCGGACTCTCAGTACAAGAAGACTAAATCCATGGAAGCACTCGTCAAAGAAAAACAACAGAGACGCGCTAGGAAAGAGAGACTGCAAAGAACTGAAGACAGAGGACAGAAAAATGAAATCGGGAACGGGGCTCCATAACACTTGGAAGAAGTacattctttgacgtattctagatcttctccgacaacaccggcaggtggtagtgcattgactacttaaattaattctggttagcaatttcctttctttgaaggaattggactgtaagcatattagctagctagcccagatcaacactataaactgtgacaataattgtgtttacattttcttatatatcaagcaatgggaaatcccaagtattaatagccaaatgtgatcttgggaattcccaagccttaattataacattaagaggaattccattacatcattttcactttacaacctcagggggtttccaaatattccaaattagatatgattcaacttgttttgctcaatttgagaggggaattcccccaaaatatcatcactcatgtaactttgtaaacaaagataaatcatcaaattaaattactgagggcacatcacacatgCATCAACATGGGAGGGGGGAGGTGATTGTATGGGCCATCCCCTATCAAAtattggggttggggttggggtgggggttGGATTTATTCCCCCAtcccatatgaaaaggtttgactacaaaaacgattttcTAAAAAatacatctacgcacagtttccacctcgatacacccgagcacacagatatttccaagcacagcgagtctagcctttacgcagtctgtgtttatactacacggttgagtgcagagcatcataagagctgtgtgagatctagtggaaaataggcatctgtgattaatttttgtcaaaacctgaagtgttcccttcaccaaattaaaatttttttgatatcgaacgaaagctactCCCCCCTAACCTTTTTCATTAAGTCAAGGCAAtgcaatgtttatagcaaggcgaatgtggtaaatctgttgaaaacgacctatcccagcacaatatttgaccaaaatgtaggttttgaaAGTCAAAACCTGTGTTCCTTACAATTccttaattttcaaattttatgccattaaatgaaagagcacacttatattgtccatatactagcttcatttaaATGAACAGTGGCCAAttctttttaaattgcaaatcttgtgcaaaaagttactattttcgcatgttttgtcatacggttgtaaattcaatgaactatgactttgctaaagaacgcttacaaattgatttgcacgggatctacccctatgtgtTGGAGAAAACACACATAGATTACAATACAACCCAGTGGCGTGCCTGATCGGGGGTAGGGAGGTGGAGGGGGGAGCAGGGGCAATTGGCCCTCCTGACACTGGCATCACTTCCAAAAGCTACATTGTGTTATGCGGTGGTGTATGTTGTGGGTGATGTGCAATACATACAAAGTGACATTGCGTGTGTAAATATGGGTAGGGAATGACACTGTGGAGGTAAATGTATGACCCACGCACGTCACAGGAAACCTTTAGAGATATTTTGTAGGCTCTCAAAGAGTCATAAGCATGAAAAGAGGATCCGTGTTTTGTTGGTTTGCtggtttattgtggtattttCTTGTATCTAATTTAACAGTGAAGACACCACTGGTACTCTCCGTGGATTCCATGTAGACATCGTAAATGCAGGTAGGCCAAGATGAGGATTAGTACATTTGTATTATTCcgaaaagtttaaactgactttcagcacaaaaattcaactaaccttgaattttcgatgtgtgacacacatcttcatcagaagtccTATCATTTTGTGTTTCCCAGctcgtatgaacttacattcgagtataTTTTTAAAGTATTAATTTTCAACGCCGGGCACATGATGTTCATTGAATATTGAAGGCCTATctaaaaaatcatgttttgcaaCTTCAATGTTCTTGAAGGCATTTTCGATTAATTATTTCGGTTTATGTTCATGATTTATACCAGCATTATTTCGTAGACATGTTTTGATTATTATAGTTTGTGGAGTAGCCAACAAGAATTGTCGTCTTGTATGGGATATTTATGCAAACTGTTGGACGTCGGAGGCTGGTGAACGAGCACGGGGAGGATCGGGGCTGATGAGCAGATGGTATGATGCATGTACAGGTACGTACACCCGCCCGAATCTTATTTTGTACCCAGGAAGAGAAATAATCAGCGAAAAAACAAATGCAACACAAATTACTGGCAAACCATTTAACactacaaatattttgttctctgTCTGACTATAGGACCTAGTCTCATCAGCTCGTAATctgcgggaattgttaggcttttaccactacaccgaaaaATACACCCGCGTTAACTGTGATATAGTTGCCCTGTCTCGTCTATAATATGGGTGAAGAAAGACAAAGTATAAGTTctagtataggacttgaattaataattcgtgatgcttctggcgaggtGTCACACGGCAAttcttgaaataaataaattgatattcATCCACGatattataaggcccgccgattacgaactgatcaaactatagttatACATGTACTAATAAACACTGATTAATTAGATCAAGGAATTATTCTTACAAACCTGAGCGTATGAactaataactttaaaaaaacaaaatacttAATTTATAGGATGGTTCAACACCTTTGACCGTGCATTGACAGTGGATTTCACGAGCGCTTTTCGGAAAAGCTTTATGGGCGTATTTTATGTTAAAAGTGGGAACCCAGACGGCTTTCAATGGACAGATCTCACGGGAAAGAAAATAGGGTTTCTGGATGGTTGGGCGCATGATGAACACTGTTTGGCCCGCATGGGTGACAAAATAACTGTAAGTATAGTATAAGAAAGTTTTAACTTACGTCTTACGACTATTACATTCAGAGCTGTGGTAGCCTGCGGCTTGCATCCACAAGCCTTCGGAGCCACTGGTTTATTCCGTGGTCGTCACGTGACCGCTGGTATTTCTCGGGTCACATGACTTGAGGATGTTGTCATAGCTGAGAGGGAGGATGTGCCGGCCCTGGTCCCTGTTCAGGTTGCAGTTTCGTCTCTTGATGTAAATGGCTTATTTGCGCACTCCCCTACGGTACCAGTCACTTTCGCGGTCCAACACGCGGACATTGTCCCAATCAATGCGGTGCTTAGCTCTCATAGCGTGCTCTCCAACCGGAGAGCTAGATATTTCGTGTTCCATGAGTCTATTTATTAGAGGGCGGGCACT
The Amphiura filiformis chromosome 3, Afil_fr2py, whole genome shotgun sequence DNA segment above includes these coding regions:
- the LOC140147508 gene encoding uncharacterized protein is translated as MGGGSEDTTGTLRGFHVDIVNAVCGVANKNCRLVWDIYANCWTSEAGERARGGSGLMSRWYDACTGWFNTFDRALTVDFTSAFRKSFMGVFYVKSGNPDGFQWTDLTGKKIGFLDGWAHDEHCLARMGDKITGVPLDASQIVHYVTIEDGVAAVNNGDVSALFTSTSQDGRGLQIVSDGLPCAKDGGAMMFRKDTPLAAWWNPAFDRLKETSYKDICARMDTDHGSRSGAGADVICID